The segment CCCGGACGTCTGCGTCGTGAAGCCGGCGACCGCCCGCAGCAACGTGGTCTTCCCGCACCCGCTGGGACCGAGCAGGGTGAAGAACTCCCCTGACTTGACTCGCAGGTCGGCCTGGTGGACGGCGGTCGTGTCGCCGAAGCGGACCTGCACCCGCTCCAGTTCGACGGTCGCGGTCTGTGCTTGCACCTTCGTTCCTCCGCGTGTGGAATCAGGCGGGGCCGTGGGGACGGACGTCTCCACGGATCACCTCGGGACGGTCGCCCTGATCGTGTGCCGAGTTCTCGGCTCGGGCCCGGACACGAGCGGTGTGGGCACCGTGCGCCCGCGGCTGGTGGGACAGGCCTTGGTGGTTCTGGCGTCGCGACTCTCACTCAACCGCGGTGATGATGTCGCGCCAGGTGTCGTTCCACTCCTCGCGGTTCTCGTTCGCCTCGTCGGGAACCTCGATGATGGTGAGCTCGTCCAGCGGAGGCACCACGTCCGACTGGGGCTCGTCGCTCAGCACCGAACGCATCCCGGGGAACTCTTCGACCATGACCTGCTGGTTCTCGGGGTCCAGCATGTAGTTCATGAAGTTCGCCCCGTTCGTGGGGCTCGGGGAGTTGGCGATCTGGTACCAGGTCTGGACGTGCATCACGATGCCGTCCGTGGGGTAGCCGGCGTGGATGGTGTCGTCGTTCGTCCACTGGTAGACCTGCTGCTCCACGCCGACACCGATCGCGGCCTCACCGTTGCCCACGGCACGCATCGGGTCGGTCGACCCCTCGGTGACGACGACGTTCTGCGCGATTCCCTCGACGAGGTCCCAGCCGCCGATGGACCACCAGGTGGCCATGGCTTTGTACGCGGCCTCTGAGGTGGTCGGGTTGCCCATGTAGATGCGCCCCTCCCACGTGGGGTCGGCCATCTCCTCCCAGGTTTCGGGCACGTCGTCCCCGTCGAGTACGTCGTCGTTGTAGATGAAGTTCACCGGGAAGACCACGATGGGGGTCGCGTATCCCTCCGGGTCGACGTAGTCGGGGTTGACGTCGGACAGGTCGACGTCGTCGTTCTCGAGGAAAAGGTCCGGATTCGTGGTCGCCGGATCGTTGCCCGCGACCACGATGTCGCCCTGGGGGCGGTCGCTCTCCGCCACGACGCGGGCGACGGATTCTCCCGAGCTGCCTTTCACGACGTCGATTCCGACCTCCGAGTTCTCGCCCTCGTACCGTTCGGCGAAGAAGTCCACGACCTCCTCCGCGGAGTAGATCACCAGACTGTCGGGGTCGTCACGGTTCTCGATGTCCTCACCGCAACCGACAAGTGGAAGAAGGAGCACGTGGGCACCGGCGAGTGCCACGAGGGGGCGAGTTCTCAACTTCACTCCTGGCAATGTAGGGGGAGGCGTGGGCCGGGAATACGACCATGGGAGTAGGGAGATGGGGTCGCGCGGCGAGGGCGAACGCACCGCGCCGCCTCGCTGGTCGTCGACCTCGCCGACGAATCCTCACAGGGGGCATCCGACCGATCAATGCCGCCCAGAATGACGCTGACCAGGCCTTTCAAGGCTCGCTGTTAATTGCATGTTAAGTTAACACCTCAAGCCATCGGCCTGCAAGATCCATAGCGGCCCGAAATGCAGCAAACCACT is part of the Spiractinospora alimapuensis genome and harbors:
- a CDS encoding ABC transporter substrate-binding protein — protein: MKLRTRPLVALAGAHVLLLPLVGCGEDIENRDDPDSLVIYSAEEVVDFFAERYEGENSEVGIDVVKGSSGESVARVVAESDRPQGDIVVAGNDPATTNPDLFLENDDVDLSDVNPDYVDPEGYATPIVVFPVNFIYNDDVLDGDDVPETWEEMADPTWEGRIYMGNPTTSEAAYKAMATWWSIGGWDLVEGIAQNVVVTEGSTDPMRAVGNGEAAIGVGVEQQVYQWTNDDTIHAGYPTDGIVMHVQTWYQIANSPSPTNGANFMNYMLDPENQQVMVEEFPGMRSVLSDEPQSDVVPPLDELTIIEVPDEANENREEWNDTWRDIITAVE